In the Granulosicoccus antarcticus IMCC3135 genome, CCCACCACGACTATCTGACTGAAGAATAGCCACGCTCAATACTCTTACGCCCCTGGTATGGGTGGCGGTGTTACAGGAGCTTTGCTCCAGATCACCGACAATGCTTCAACACTGCCAGCTGGCTGCCATTCGTCCATTGACTCTGTCCAGACCAGACTCTCTTCATTCAAGCGCCCACCAGAGGCTTGCTGCTTAAGCAGCTCAATCGTATAAGGTCCCTGGGCCGCGCCATCAACAACCATGTGGTACATAACCTGCCCGGCACCCGGCACCGGTGGAGGAGTTGTATTACTACCACCTCCCAATTTGTCATTCATGCGATTGGCCATGGCCAGACCGATTCCCATACCGATACCATCGGAGGCTCCACCACCAGGATTCTGCGCACCCGCTTCCATGGCAACACCCGTCTGGTACTGCAGAAAACGATCAAGATTACCGGTCATCCCCATGCTGGTCCGCTTGTCCAGCGCTTCGGATACCGCAGGCGGCAAGGAGATGTTTTCAACCAGAATACGTGTCAACTCCAGTCCGTATTCACCGAATTCAGGAGCGATTCGATGGGTCAGAAATTCACCCAACTGATCGTAGTTCGCGGCCATATCCAATACCGGAATATTGGAGCTGCCAATGATGGTTGCAAAACGCGAAGTAATGAGGTTACGCAATTGAGAACTGATTTCTTCAGTCGTGAAAACACCGTCAGTACCGACAATCTCACGTATGAACTTCAAAGCATCGGTAATGCGAACACCGTAGGTTCCGAAAGCACGAATACGCAAACCACCAAACTCACTGTCGCGCAACATCAGCGGATGCCGGGTTCCCCATTTCATGTCCGTGAAACGTCGGGCATTGCAAAAATAGACTTCGGCCTTGAAAGGGCTCTGGAAGCCATGGTGCCAGTTCTGCAGTGTTGTCAGTAGCGGCAGATTTTTGGTTTCCAGCTCGTAGGTACCAGGGCCCAAAACATCGGCTACCTGTCCCTCATTAACGAAGACAGCAATCTGTGCCTCACGCACGATAAGCTTCGCACCGTACTTTATTTCGTTGCCATAGCGCTCAAAGCGATAGACCATCGTGTTGCTGGTGCTATCAGTCCATTCGATAACATCAACGAACTCTGCAAACAATTTGCTGAACAGCCCCATGATCAGACTCCTGCCACAGGCTTGCTGCTGGTCCGGGCGGATGCGGATTTCAGCGTCTCTTTCAGCTCTGCTTCCATCGACTCCAGCTGCGTTTCGGCCTCTGCCCGTCGACGCTTGCCTTCATCAGCAATCTGCAGACTCTCTTCAACCGTGGCGATCAGATTTTGATTGGCACGACGCACAGCGTTGACATCAAAGACTCCGCGTTCCAGCTCTTCACGTACCGTCCTATTGGCAGTCTGCA is a window encoding:
- a CDS encoding SPFH domain-containing protein, which encodes MGLFSKLFAEFVDVIEWTDSTSNTMVYRFERYGNEIKYGAKLIVREAQIAVFVNEGQVADVLGPGTYELETKNLPLLTTLQNWHHGFQSPFKAEVYFCNARRFTDMKWGTRHPLMLRDSEFGGLRIRAFGTYGVRITDALKFIREIVGTDGVFTTEEISSQLRNLITSRFATIIGSSNIPVLDMAANYDQLGEFLTHRIAPEFGEYGLELTRILVENISLPPAVSEALDKRTSMGMTGNLDRFLQYQTGVAMEAGAQNPGGGASDGIGMGIGLAMANRMNDKLGGGSNTTPPPVPGAGQVMYHMVVDGAAQGPYTIELLKQQASGGRLNEESLVWTESMDEWQPAGSVEALSVIWSKAPVTPPPIPGA